A region from the Medicago truncatula cultivar Jemalong A17 chromosome 6, MtrunA17r5.0-ANR, whole genome shotgun sequence genome encodes:
- the LOC120576104 gene encoding putative cyclic nucleotide-gated ion channel 19, which yields MNHFENDDIPILSETHPQRSDYSSFQRSTSRTQSTSIYIHMDSLDPYEKQSNHVTNKNEHLLGSSTIFDSKFRNSLYGDAKGFGRKLFSSCSSCIPKVMNPDCKVVHLWNKFLAIICFVAIFVDPLFLFSFYVNKDDKCLVTNWKTAIKLLIYKSLIDFLYLLNILIQFRVAYISPRSRGVGAGDLIDHPKMIALNYLKNDFLIDFFIALPLPQVHFFLSLHVVVKTQMFSKA from the exons ATGaatcattttgaaaatgatgatattccGATTTTGTCAGAAACACATCCACAACGATCCGATTATTCTAGTTTCCAAAGGAGCACATCGAGGACACAAAGCACTTCAATTTATATTCATATGGATTCCCTTGATCCATATGAAAAACAGTCGAATCATGtcacaaataaaaatgaacaCTTGTTGGGGTCTTCAACTATATTTGATTCCAAG TTCCGAAATTCTCTGTATGGAGACGCCAAAGGTTTTGGAAGAAAACTTTTTTCTTCCTGCTCTTCATGTATTCCTAAAGTTATGAACCCCGACTGTAAAGTTGTACACTTATGGAACAAGTTTTTGGCCATAATTTGCTTTGTTGCAATTTTTGTGGATCCCTTATTTTTATTCTCATTCTATGTGAACAAG GATGATAAATGTCTTGTTACCAATTGGAAAACGGCAATAAAACTTCTTATTTATAAAAGCCTAATTGATTTCCTGTATCTCTTGAACATTCTTATCCAA TTTAGGGTGGCTTATATTTCTCCTAGGTCCAGGGGGGTTGGTGCTGGAGATTTAATTGACCATCCCAAAATGATTGCTCTTAACTACCTCAAGAATGACTTTCTCATTGACTTCTTTATTGCATTACCTCTTCCTCAGGTACATTTCTTCCTATCGCTCCACGTTGTTGTTAAAACCCAAATGTTTTCAAAAGCCTAA
- the LOC25496700 gene encoding probable cyclic nucleotide-gated ion channel 20, chloroplastic, with amino-acid sequence MGFIVRGKLESIGKDGIPVLLSEGDAFGEELLIWYLERSSESKEGKEVKIQGHGLTSDRTVKCLTDVEAFLLDAKAIEEVTTHFARLLQNPHVQQVIRYQSPYWRSLAAKVIQDAWRNMKKCLIQANATQNDYQTLRYESPYGKSHRPNRIQVAWRSRKKRLRRANTTK; translated from the exons ATGGGTTTTATTGTTCGTGGAAAATTGGAGAGCATCGGAAAAGATGGAATTCCGGTTTTGTTATCCGAAGGGGATGCTTTTGGTGAGGAGCTTCTAATATGGTATCTTGAACGGTCTTCTGAAAGCAAAG AAGGTAAAGAAGTAAAGATTCAAGGACATGGCTTAACTAGTGACAGAACAGTAAAATGCTTAACCGATGTGGAGGCATTTTTACTCGACGCTAAAGCTATTGAAGAAGTCACAACTCATTTTGCAAGACTCTTACAAAATCCTCACGTTCAACAAGTCATAAG GTATCAATCACCTTATTGGAGATCACTTGCAGCAAAGGTAATTCAGGATGCATGGAGAAACATGAAGAAGTGTCTAATTCAAGCTAATGCCACACAAAATGATTATCAAACATTGAG GTATGAATCGCCTTATGGGAAATCACATAGACCAAACAGAATTCAGGTTGCATGGAGAAGTAGGAAGAAGCGTCTAAGACGAGCTAATACCACAAAATGA
- the LOC120575796 gene encoding probable cyclic nucleotide-gated ion channel 20, chloroplastic — MDCQTKFLSIFRAYYAKNFLSIIILGQYIAKLFRFLPRIIGQSPTQMVSSESTFGNFIAYLLSFMFFSHVVGSGWYLFALQRVHRCLQDACHHSNLHGCMELINCDSKTRMNISAIVWRIDKGAETCMNATSGAFSYGIYANAIPLTKETRWIKKYVYSLFWGFQQIITLAGNQTPSYYLWEVLFTMSIMALGLLLLIGNIQSFLRTLSKRSLEMMHRGCDVEQWMNHHRLPEDLRMLNGIVGIMLLKERFSRICQKTSR, encoded by the exons ATGGATTGTCAAACCAAATTCCTCAGCATCTTCAGAGCATATTATGCTAAGAATTTTCTAAGTATAATAATCTTAGGACAGTATATTGCAAAATTATTCAGATTTTTGCCTAGGATAATTGGCCAGTCTCCAACCCAAATGGTATCATCAGAGTCAACCTTTGGCAATTTTATTGCATATCTTCTCAGTTTTATGTTCTTTAGCCATGTTGTTGGGTCAGGATGGTATCTCTTTGCTCTACAG AGGGTTCACCGTTGTTTGCAAGATGCCTGCCATCATTCTAATCTACATGGATGCATGGAGTTGATTAATTGTGATTCTAAAACTAGGATGAATATATCAGCCATAGTATGGAGAATTGATAAGGGTGCTGAAACTTGTATGAATGCCACATCTGGTGCTTTTTCTTATGGAATCTATGCCAATGCTATACCACTTACTAAAGAAACTAGGTGGATCAAAAAATACGTGTATTCACTCTTTTGGGGATTCCAG CAAATCATTACTCTGGCTGGTAATCAAACTCCAAGCTATTATTTGTGGGAAGTCCTCTTTACAATGTCCATCATGGCATTGGGACTCTTGCTTCTCATCGGAAACATACAGAGCTTTCTTCGAACTCTTAGCAAGAG GAGCCTAGAAATGATGCATAGAGGTTGTGATGTTGAGCAATGGATGAACCATCATCGGTTACCAGAAGATCTCAGAAT GCTGAATGGAATAGTCGGCATAATGCTCCTGAAAGAACGGTTCTCGAGAATTTGCCAGAAAACCTCCAGATAG